One Rissa tridactyla isolate bRisTri1 chromosome 1, bRisTri1.patW.cur.20221130, whole genome shotgun sequence DNA segment encodes these proteins:
- the IGSF11 gene encoding immunoglobulin superfamily member 11, which yields MVIPLSNANQPQQVILYQGGQIFGGAPQFYGRVGFAVTMPTTSASIFINNTQLSDTGTYQCLVNNLPDRGVRNIGVIGLTVLVPPSAPLCRIQGSLDVGSDITLTCSSEEGIPRPTYLWEKLDNVPKLPPTATQDQVQGTVTLRNISTVSSGLYQCVASNAIGTSTCLLDLQVIAPHPRSIGLIAGAVATGAVVLVVCIVLVAVALFYWKNKHKEEEEEEIPNEIREDDLPPKCSSAAKTFHADASSSENDTLTSSNTYNSRYWNDPKANHATDSFTRFSNSNDAHQPPFSRSGSTSTRPVYANGGHPSPAPPKTLVVTASTAPSPQEVIRSNGSVSRKPRPPHTRSYAVSQATLERIGAVPVMVPAQSRAGSLV from the exons ATGGTCATTCCTCTTTCTAACGCCAACCAGCCTCAACAG gttATCCTCTACCAAGGGGGTCAGATCTTTGGTGGTGCACCTCAGTTCTATGGGCGAGTGGGGTTTGCTGTGACAATGCCAACCACCAGTGCCTCCATCTTCATCAACAACACTCAGCTATCGGATACTGGCACATACCAGTGTTTGGTCAACAATCTTCCTGACAGAGGTGTCAGGAATATTGGAGTCATTGGACTTACTGTCCTGG TTCCTCCTTCTGCCCCGCTTTGCAGAATCCAGGGGTCCCTGGACGTGGGCAGCGATATCACACTGACCTGCAGCTCGGAAGAAGGCATCCCCCGGCCAACATACCTCTGGGAGAAACTGGACAATGTTCCCAAGTTGCCCCCAACTGCCACACAAG ACCAAGTCCAGGGCACTGTCACTCTCCGAAATATCAGCACTGTGTCCTCAGGTCTTTACCAATGTGTGGCTTCAAATGCCATTGGAACCAGCACTTGCCTTCTGGACCTGCAAGTCATTGCGC CCCACCCCCGGAGTATCGGCCTGATTGCAGGAGCAGTGGCCACAGGTGCCGTTGTGCTTGTTGTTTGCATTGTGTTGGTGGCTGTGGCACTGTtttactggaaaaataaacacaaagaagaagaagaggaggagattcCCAATGAGATAAG GGAGGATGACCTGCCGCCCAAATGCTCCTCCGCTGCAAAGACATTCCATGCCGACGCGTCCTCGTCAGAGAACGACACCCTCACCTCCTCCAACACCTACAACAGCCGCTACTGGAATGACCCCAAAGCCAACCATGCCACAGACTCCTTCACCCGCTTCAGCAACAGCAACGATGCCCACCAGCCCCCCTTCTCCCGTTCAGGGAGCACAAGCACCCGCCCTGTCTATGCCAATGGTGGCCACCCATCCCCGGCTCCCCCTAAGACGCTGGTGGTGACGGCCAGCACAGCGCCGTCCCCTCAGGAGGTGATCCGGAGCAACGGCTCGGTCAGCAGGAAACCACGGCCGCCGCACACCCGCTCCTATGCCGTCAGCCAGGCCACGCTGGAGCGGATCGGGGCTGTCCCTGTCATGgtgcctgcccagagccgggcTGGCTCCCTTGTGTAG